DNA sequence from the Pseudochaenichthys georgianus chromosome 8, fPseGeo1.2, whole genome shotgun sequence genome:
GGTTCATCTTGATGACAAAGTCTCAGTCTAATTCACTCCCACTAGTAAACTGATGGTTCACTTTCGGGCACACCAGACCGTTAAAAACTGTTGATTTACAACAGATgcaaaaaatgagaaaaagccTCTCAGAGACATCTACATTTTGGTTAACCACATCCTGTTACCAATTTGTGTCACGTCCTATAAAAACAGCCTTTGTTTTTCACACCAGCAGTGTTTCAGTATAGGAGGGAGAATTGAGAGGAAGTATAAATGTTTCATCAAAACTAAAACACAGAGTTTTAGTGTCAAATAAAAAACTATggattgtttttgtttgtgaattgaagtcacatgtgaaatgtTCCTATGAACTAACAAACATATTGCAAAGAAATCTACTTAACTGTCACACCAATCTCAGTGATATCTATAGTTCATATTCTATTGTGGGCAAAGATACAAGAAAGCCATGTCTTGTTAAATAAAATTACAGAAGTCACACAGAAAAAAACGAACAAAAACGTGTCAACGGATTAAGAGTTCAGGAAGTTCAGCTATCCTCCTTTGACTAGGAGGATGACACACAGCATTTACAAAGGCAGAACCAGGCACATTAAGCATACACCCACAAGCATAATGCCACTTCAGCAATGTCAGCACATTTCCAATTAGCAAACATACATATAAAAAACAAACCTTACTAGTGaagtcattttttttaaatgaaccaAAACAGCTTTAACATACCAACAAGCCTGATGGGTAACATAGCTTATATATGAAGGCAACATTTCCTCAAAATTAACTCAAGAAATCTCATTCTTTACTCACCCGTGGCTTGAGGGGAATCTTTGTTAGGCACTTGATCTTCTTCCATTTCTACACTATCACCACAGGAGCCAGACCCTACCGTCACCAATCACACATCACCTGCCCTTAAGGTCGCACTGCAATACACAGATAAATGTTGAGGGGCAGGAACACTGCACTGCAGCGCGTACACACACTGACAGATGGTTAGCATGCAGCTCTGAGCTTGCTGCCGTTGTGCTCTAAAAAAAGACCTTCCTCTTGTAGAGTGGAGGtggacgtttttttttttaaccaacaTGGAAGAGGAAGTGTATCTAGCAGTCACTGTAGGCCCCACCTAACGCTATCACAAGTTGCAACTGTTTTTTTAAGTGTGTCACTTTAGtaagaaaaaatattttaaagaaTAGGTTTTTACAGATTACTCTGCGACAATTATACCACATTAAACTTGATATTTGCCTGCAAAGCTTGATATCAGTTTTCAACATTTGATCAAATTAAGTTATTTATGACATAACAAAAAGGAGATTTATTCAGAGAATTTGGTTGTTATGTATTGGGAATAGTGAAGGTAGTATGTGGGACATACCGTATAACCTTCACATTAAAGCAGTGTCAGTAAAATGATGATACCTTAAGGGTTACAAAGATAAAAGCAAGTGAGCTTGAACTCAATACCTGCTTGTATGACATATACAAATGAACTACATATAAATGCTTTTAATGGCTCACCACAGTTTTGCCTCATGCATTTAGCATGGTACATGAGGTCTGAATAAACAGCTTTTTAACAGAGAAATCACATGTAAGAAATGTTCTGTCAAAATatccacatttgttttaagaATTAAAAGTTATGTTAGTGATAACTCATGCCTTTGTTTGTTCTCCCCATCTTGTAAAATGTGCACAAACTAACATTTACAGAGATACATTGGTTACACAAGCATTGTAATACGCAATATCACAGTAATCACAaattcagcttttttaaaaataaaaatgtttatttaTCCTTGGCACAATGCACCACTAACATTTTGTGCAATATCTGTGGGTGAACtgccaaaaaaacaacaaagccAAGACAGAATAAATATTTAGCAAATTGTAAGATAATACAAACCTTTTGTTGTTGgtttctcttttccaagggacaTTTTATGAAGACTTACACTCCCAAAATGCTCAAAATCAGATTAAACTGAAAATGATTAAGAGGTGGAACGCCTGTTTGGATGTGGCTGGGTGGGTTCTCTTAGTTTAAAGGGAACTTAAAGGGCTTAAAATATTAAGTTACTCCCAAATCAGCAAGTTTGAGGCGTGTAAAGTGGTTGGTCCAACCATAAAATTGTCAACAGGGGGTTTAGTCTGGAAACAATCCCAAAGTGGAGAGAAAAGACACAGGAATAAGGAAAAGCATCGGTATACCAAGTACTGCAACTGTTGATTGTGTGTTTTGTTGCTTTGGTAAAAGGAAGCTCTGGTTCAAGCATCTGAAGTGATGGCTGAtggatattaaaaaaataaaaacagcaatatgaagtttaaaaaagacaaaatactAAAGTATCAAAGCAAAAGACATGCAGATGTTTCTCATCTTGGATAAAAGCattaaaacattatttatggtGATTTAAACATACAAATATCTGTAAAAGTCATGATTTTGCTCAGTCACATTCAGTGTGGTTACACTCAAATATATGTTTTGTCTTGAGAATGCATTTAACAGAAAGCATTTCATATTGTAATCTCAAACAAGGACAAAGTTAACTGCCCAATTACTGAAATGTTAAAGTCGAATTGCATTATTTGCAAATATATAAGTTCATTTCTGTATGACAGACAGAAGTTGGGTACTGCAAATGCCATTCCAAATGGCAAGTCTAGTGCCTTTATAAAAGTAAAAATGCCAAACTGACAACGTGACGAAAAACACAAGACACCCCTGTTCCCTTTTTAACTTTTAACACACTCCTACAAACTCTGATCCAGGGATGTTACACAAAACCAAAAATGTAAAGCTGAGACATGATTAAAAAGGTGGTTTGTAAAATACTCCAAAGCTCTCATCAAGTTGCTCTCATAGCTCCTCCCGTGCCGCACTGTCCAAAGGCGACTGGAGCACATCGGAGTTCTGGGCCTCAGTGCTGATCTCAGCCTGCTGCCCAGTCTTTCCTGTACGCCCTCTGTCCCAGTCTGTACGGACCTTGTCATTGTCCCACACTGTGGAGGTCTCGGTGTCGCTGATGTAGCCGCTGTCGCCTGTGTAATGTGTTGGATACACTAGAAGAGGCTCGGCAGAAAATGCTTTTAGGTCCCTGGTTTCAAACTGTTTCATATAATCAAACCTGTGGAGGAGAAGGTAATGTcagtaaaaacaaacaaaaataaatcaaaatgtATGAGCAGAAGTGATAGTTGTGTATCTGCACACTTACACGGGGTGTTTATTGAACATGATGGGCAGAAACTCGTCCACTGGCAAAATCCGCTTCAGGGGTTCTGCTTTCAAAAGCTTCTCCGCCCCTTGTAATGATATCATATAGCCTAGAGTCCAATATGAATAATCTGCTTCCACTAAGTTGTGAATATTAGGCACTGCTTTCTCTGGGCGATCCACCTGCATTCTTTTCCGACCAATATAACTGGAAAAAAGAGATGGAAGGAAAGCGTGATAAGCAGTTGCTTATTTAGGAGATTTAAGGACAATTTGAAGGTTGTGAAGGAGGCACAAACTCACATGAGATCCCAGTCCAGCCCTTCATCCTCCACCTCCTTCATCAAGTTCATCAAGCGCCGTTTGAAGAAGATCTCAAAGCGCAGGTCATCTTCAATCACCAGGGAGGTTTCCAGTCGTCGCTCCACAATCTAAGTCCAGAGACACATTTATCAATCACTTATCCGTCTGGTTCACAAACGTTCAAATGCTTGGCTTCTTGTGTTCACCTCTTTCCAGATGTTGTAGTGGGATAGGAAGCAACCCAGCTCTCCCTTCGTCAGTGGGCGGTTATGGTAGGGGTCATTGTATCCAGGGAGCATGTGGATGCCTAAATTATGAACTTCACTGATATTCATCCCTCTGAAATAGACATGAGAACAAATGTGACAAAGTGACAAtgcaaaaaaggggaaaataggTGCTAAATAGGTGTCAAGTACTCATTAAATAGAGTGAACTTACGTTCCATCAACAGCTGCAATGACCTTGCATGCTATCTTCTGCTCATATAACGTACTCATCATACGTTCTCGGCGGTCAGTGCGCCTCGGCAGGTTGATCATGAACACCTACACATGGACGAAAGTGGAGCCAGTCAATGTAATAACAGGTTTCTAACAGCAGGGGAGGCATTCAGCACAGCAGGGGAAAGAGGGCCATTTTTGCAGACTCCATCTTCACATCACTCCATACTCACCTCATCGAAGCCCAGTTTGTCAGGTTGTTTTGTAGGAACAGGTACGTATTTGGAAGGCATCACTGGGGGATTTCGCACTACACAGTGAGAGGGAAGATGGATGCAGAAATGGTATACAAGTGATATATAGGAATCCCATGCTGATAGGTAGCTTTAAATAAAGAAGTAGGAAGAAGAATATCAAGCAAAAAGagagttacggcccgtccacacggcggtgtgcgttgaagctcgccggcgggcgtgtctgacactcgacaaacaaccaatcacatgagtctctcgcccctgacacacaagcagcggtttgattggctagagcttgtactggcatatgattcaattggctgacgcttctgccgaggcttcaaaagttgaacattgctcaacttttgcagcgagccacgccagcaaagctccacttcacttcccacaatgcagttcggcctTCAGACACATCCACCGCCAAGCTtaaacgcacgccgctgtgtggacgggccgttcgaTGCAGAAGTAAAGCCCTCAATCGGAAGCTACTCACCATTAACCTCCAGCAGGGAGTGCAAGAAGCTGTCAGCTTCGTCTTGCAAAGTATTGTGGGATCGCAGAGGCACAGGAAGGTTACCATAGGTCTCTTTGTTACACACAAACATTTGAACATCTGTAGAGCAGAGAATTCAAATGTTTTACAAATATGAAGTTAAACCACGTAGGTTAAAACGGTTAGATACAAATATGTAGATTCAAGCATTGAATTGTTTAATACCTGCCATCCGAGCGGAGAACGCAAACACAATGATGTCGTCAAAAGCCCAACTGTATTCTGGGTGTGGCGGGTGAAAGGCCAGCTGCCTGGACGCCTCTTTCCTGAGGTCTATCAGGAAGGTGGAGTGGACCATTGGAACTGCAAAACAGCCCTTGCGCACATGCTTTCTTATGGGTAAGTATGCAGGAGTGCGCTTATAGTAACCCTAAAGAAAAAGTGTGGTTTAAGAGCATTCTTAATATCAAACAGAGCAGCTTTACGTACACAAACATGTGCATCCAATCAACAACACAGTACCTGGGAGGTCAATGCACACCAGAAGTTTGAATAGGCTGCACGGGATTCGAGCATTGGAGCAATGATGGTCTTGTTCTCTCCCATGAGCTTCCAGAGCATGTCGGGATTGGTGAGGAGGTTATCACAGTCTGCCAGCTACACAAGGGAAGGAACTCAAGTGTTAATATGTTTGTGAATTGTTGAAAAGCGTTTAAAAACCTAGATGTTAAACAAACCTCACTGACTGCTCATGTCAGTTCTGTTTTTAAGAATGAAGGGTTAACATTGGTAGTACAAAATCATTGCAATTCTGGATGTAATTTGCTTCAAAAGTA
Encoded proteins:
- the colgalt1a gene encoding procollagen galactosyltransferase 1; the encoded protein is MPGLAWLPAAVLLLLSGCSPARGYFAEERWSPESELLAPRVLVALICRNSEHSLPYFLGNIERLNYPKDRMALWVATDHNKDNTTVILRDWLVKMQNLYHYVEWRPKEEPRGYRDEDSPKQWTDLRYEHVMKLRQAALVSAREMWADYFMLADCDNLLTNPDMLWKLMGENKTIIAPMLESRAAYSNFWCALTSQGYYKRTPAYLPIRKHVRKGCFAVPMVHSTFLIDLRKEASRQLAFHPPHPEYSWAFDDIIVFAFSARMADVQMFVCNKETYGNLPVPLRSHNTLQDEADSFLHSLLEVNVRNPPVMPSKYVPVPTKQPDKLGFDEVFMINLPRRTDRRERMMSTLYEQKIACKVIAAVDGTGMNISEVHNLGIHMLPGYNDPYHNRPLTKGELGCFLSHYNIWKEIVERRLETSLVIEDDLRFEIFFKRRLMNLMKEVEDEGLDWDLIYIGRKRMQVDRPEKAVPNIHNLVEADYSYWTLGYMISLQGAEKLLKAEPLKRILPVDEFLPIMFNKHPVFDYMKQFETRDLKAFSAEPLLVYPTHYTGDSGYISDTETSTVWDNDKVRTDWDRGRTGKTGQQAEISTEAQNSDVLQSPLDSAAREEL